GTCCAAAAGAAGTCAACGAATTGTAAATAGCTCTTTATTAAAGAAGGTAGGTAagtgaaatgtattatataatgttaatataattttgtttatacaattgTAACAAAGGCacctgtttaaaattatatattctgtCACATGTTTTTTGTATGTTATGTATGAATGAACTTTAGAATAAAACATCGAACTCGATAGCTTTGGTCAAACCAAATGCAAGCCACGAATACAAGTTTTTCAAACCCAGACAACTGTTTAAATCAGCTACTTCTGGAGTTAataaggtaaaaatatatttcacataCTCTCTGATTTATTTAGCCATTATTTAAATGAccttattaatcattaatcttaactttagtagttagtaataagtaggtattattgaaaacatttgCATTAATGCACTTTTCAAGTTACCAACGTAgtcaactaattattttaatctataatacaaattacaaaaaagtttattttttaaattgtattttaaaacaatgaagtgattttaaatatacagtCAACTCAGTCTTTATTAGCAAAACAAAATGTTTCTCAAGtgagttatataacttaatatttcacttaatttttaatttttttaaaagtttattgcAAATTTGTTTTGTGTCTCAGAACAGTGAAGTGATTTTAAGCCAAATGATACAGCCAACTCAGTCTTTATTAGCAAAGCAAAATGTTTCTCAAGtgagttatataacttaatatttttttatacattgaatagttgactataaatttattttttaaatttgtgtctTAGAACAATGAAGTGATTTTAAGCCAAATGATACAGCCAAATCAGTCTTTATTAGAATTACTAAAAGTTTCTGAAGTGAGTTACATAGTTGAATATttcacttaattttttatatttttaaaagtttattgcAACTTTGTTTTGTGTCTTAGAACAATGGagtgattttaaatatacaatctactgtattaatttatacaatatttttatttcatagttgaaaatagttataaatactaatagataactaataagtagaaaactgaactaatatattatttttcttatgatAACAAATTAACTTGAACTTAAAAATCACCTAATTCTTCAAcaaaaaacagaatttattgGTTTTCCAACAACTGTGAGTTACATATttgttagattataatattacttacattgTTTCTatgaaagttaataatatatattttattttggcttTTTGCTTAAATATTCCTGATCCCTAATATGACATGACAACaatgttagttttatttttataatcagttataagctattattattatgttaatatatatttttgataaaatatattttttaggataACTTATTCGATATTGATGATATGGAGTTTGTGATTCTGGAAGAAGATAATcttgaaaataatagttataatattaggtattaatacctatgttttctagttttttttttttttttgttgtagtgACATATATGGCTAAagttaaagaaattaatatagACATGTAGTAACTAGTactatagttaattaaaaataggtaaatattatattttatttgatattgccTATATACTGTCACAGAGGtgatatatttgttattgttaatttttacaatataaggtataacgtaatacataatatacttatataaaatattattaagtatgataTTCCGTTatgattcataattaaatatagttcaATATGTTATGAAAAGCTTACTGtggtgtttaaataataaaatgtattattttctaatgtggttaatgtttttggtaaaataaaaaaggtatattattgtaagatgNNNNNNNNNNNNNNNNNNNNNNNNNNNNNNNNNNNNNNNNNNNNNNNNNNNNNNNNNNNNNNNNNNNNNNNNNNNNNNNNNNNNNNNNNNNNNNNNNNNNNNNNNNNNNNNNNNNNNNNNNNNNNNNNNNNNNNNNNNNNNNNNNNNNNNNNNNNNNNNNNNNNNNNNNNNNNNNNNNNNNNNNNNNNNNNNNNNNNNNNNNNNNNNNNNNNNNNNNNNNNNNNNNNNNNNNNNNNNNNNNNNNNNNNNNNNNNNNNNNNNNNNNNNNNNNNNNNNNNNNNNNNNNNNNNNNNNNNNNNNNNNNNNNNNNNNNNNNNNNNNNNNNNNNNNNNNNNNNNNNNNNNNNNNNNNNNNNNNNNNNNNNNNNNNNNNNNNNNNNNNNNNNNNNNNNNNNNNNNNNNNNNNNNNNNNNNNNNNNNNNNNNNNNNNNNNNNNNNNNNNNNNNNNNNNcaagtccccccagttcaaaagtcagtagttaatactgagcatatataatttttagaaaatattatagaaggggttttagtccccccaaaataatttgtctatttgctcCTATGATTATGTATTAGGATATTTTGTAATGATTCATAATTAaagatatttgttatattttacgatatattTGGTTTGCTAATTTGACATTTAGATATAAAGTAACCATTTAAAATGATTggtttttatgtaatgttttatGGTTTGGCATATTATTTGTACGattatctgtgttttaaatttaaatttgaattagtaTTTTGGTTCTTTTGAATAATATGGTTTAGTTTGTGTTTGACAAGGTTCTaatgtttctgtttttaaatgtagtatTTTAGTAGAGTATACAACTCTAGACGGTCTTAAATTGTTATCATgttgtttaaattttgtattattaaaattttctcttaaggttacataattatatagtttttcattttcaaacttAGTTATTCTGTTTATGATaagatagatataatataacataatataatatatatattttgtgatttcactttattcattatcatattatatattttatgattatgttttcttttgatttattttactgtgGTATAGTTTTCAGTATGCATAATTgtctcaataattttattggatttggaattgtaatttatcattgatataGGACTCCTgtttgtttcattattattatatatatgtggtaCCATAGTAGATTTGGACTCTGAATTATATACGTCggctttttttgttatatttaacaaGAATGATGTGTCAAAATTGTGATCGTTTCCTATACTCGTAAATTGGTTATCATGCCATTGTTTGGTAAACACCGATAGTTCTAGtgggtgttttatttttaaaattgttaagattttttgatttttgtatgtatttagtttgtaatgatcataatatattataatattttctttgaaataGTGTGTGTGTAATGCTTCGACAAACTCAAAATNNNNNNNNNNNNNNNNNNNNNNNNNNNNNNNNNNNNNNNNNNNNNNNNNNNNNNNNNNNNNNNNNNNNNNNNNNNNNNNNNNNNNNNNNNNNNNNNNNNNNNNNNNNNNNNNNNNNNNNNNNNNNNNNNNNNNNNNNNNNNNNNNNNNNNNNNNNNNNNNNNNNNNNNNNNNNNNNNNNNNNNNNNNNNNNNNNNNNNNNNNNNNNNNNNNNNNNNNNNNNNNNNNNNNNNNNNNNNNNNNNNNNNNNNNNNNNNNNNNNNNNNNNNNNNNNNNNNNNNNNNNNNNNNNNNNNNNNNNNNNNNNNNNNNNNNNNNNNNNNNNNNNNNNNNNNNNNNNNNNNNNNNNNNNNNNNNNNNNNNNNNNNNNNNNNNNNNNNNNNNNNNNNNNNNNNNNNNNNNNNNNNNNNNNNNNNNNNNNNNNNNNNNNNNNNNNNNNNNNNNNNNNNNNTCATTGGAAATTATATGTCCTGTTGAACAGTTGTATGtcgtgtattaaatataatatctttattggCTTTAATTGTAATGcctgattttattttgtatttttcattgtgttttgttggtggttttttatgtattattctctttttaatgatattatttagacTAATTGTTTTTCTTGTATAATCTGTATTGGCTTTATTAGCTGCCAAAAATTGGTTTTCCAAAACTATCGCATTGCTTAGATTTTTCGCTACGCATGTGGGTATTTGGAATATTGTATTTTCGATTTGTGAGCTTATTGTAGCCGTGCCTAAGAGTTTACGTGGTGTTTTATCTGGACCcgatagtttatatattttatgtggtgAGCTGATAAGGTTTGGATTTATTAGATCTGGATGAATGCACTTTATGGATGTTTCAgtatttatggacatttttgtgtTTTCATTATTTAGGCTTGCTTTTATATATgactcatttttatttttatctattgactattattatatgaactgtgtcatttttaatgttattattagttggtatttattggtaatattttgtatttataagtgTGTCTGGCACCAAAGGATGATGTCGGTACCCTGTAAGTTCATTTAACCTGTTTGTTGGTTTTGTTTGGTTTGTTTTTGAATCATTGTTTTTTAGGTAACAATCGTTGGCAgtatggtattttttattttggaagttccacattaattttttcttgtatTCTGTTGTATTTTGGTTGAATTTGTAACAGTGTTTGAATTGatgtgaatatttaatttcaaaaatacaacagtggctcCACTGGTCTAgacaaaatatactaaataatgaaaattgtagtttatagacttatagtaagttgcagattaaaatattaatagtgtattatatatttggttgatattggttaatcaggcatgttttttgatttgtattattttttttgtcactatatctataatataaaaatcaatcgcCAATTTTGctaatctttttttataatattccttGAAGTACGAGGATGGTTCTTACGGAGAGAAAAATTCAGGAAAATCCAACGGAAAAGTGAAACggtggcgcaacagtgtattatatatatgaatatatttacgtttattttcAGGAATAGTGTAATAATACTTTTGGGACACGCCTCGTATTTTGTTTAATCAAtgataagataaaattaaaaattaaaagtaccaAACTACCAAcaaatcataggcgcaaattgactaaattttttGGGGGGACTGAAGCCCCTCTCCTCATAGGCCACGTTGCTTAGtaccacaaaatataaaaattagttaataatattttttctaatatttttttttgttgtgttcgtaATTGTTAGGAAAAGGATcatattaaagaaaattttagaaaaatcctaggaaaagtaggaaatctggaaaAGTGAAATAGCGGTGCAACACTAACCCATCCGAGAACCAGTGACAGCGGCAGTTACTTAGTCTCAATCACGTGACGTCATTGATTTCAGCCACTGCGCCGCGCAGAGCCACTTAACACAATTTGTCTAGCAGTATTAGTGACATATAAaagtaattacctacctattcaaaaaacatttacaaagtAACGTGttctaattttagttttaatttcacTTACTAATTACAATCAAAGTATTGTCCTTGCTCTTGTTACATACACTTATCGAACattagtattttgtatacattttcatttatatcataatattaaataatattaaataatattcgtctTGTATTGTTAATTCCTATTATAACCCAGCCAATATGCCTCACTAATGTGGattataagtataaactataaagtataatgatgttttaaataatgatttgttataatatttttctacgtctaattaatatattttgcaagACAGTTTCAATTAGATGCATGATGCAATTATGACCTTTATTGTATACGTATGCAATTATGACCTTTTTGCattgatttgtaattttttaaatattttttgttcaacgTTATAGTAGTAAACAATAGTAAATGCAATTGAGTATGCAATTGATTATCCTTGAAAAAAATCACTTAATACAATTTCTGGGGTCTGATGTTAGAATACTATAGCAAtcgattgttattataaatttaccatATAGGAAATCAAAGCAttcatttttagtaataaaactTAACAAGAAAAATCGCTTGACAATTCAACACTTAACAATGTTTTTCGGGATGATACTTATTTCTGCAACAAAATTAAAGAGGTAATAGATACTTGGGCAAAATCGATTTGTAATGGGGCAATACCTATGAATGGTAAAcagatactaaaataatgatggagaaaaatataaaattaaccttTTATTCAAAGGAACTTACtaaaccaaatacaaataaccattgtatttaagtattgtgACTATAGTAGTAAAGATttcataaattacctatgtattataagacatttataacttaattaatattcaaaaaaccaaaataaaaacaatttttaacaacacaagttgtttttaataaaataaaatagttgattATTAGGTTGGTGTACCTAATcctaacctataataaataaatagcaattatcaagtattataaaaactgaTCGGTTTTGTCCCATCGGTTTTGCcccgaattatattttttacgaaattgttgataactaacacaatattattagataaaatgaGTTAGTGATTGCAAAACAGTCTTTACAAGTTGTAGATTCATACTAGACAAATATGGCAATTGTAGTTTAGTTCTATCattgttaaatcttaaattcaaaatatgaaataataataataattaactttaaaatgtttgtaatcgAATAACAATTCAAACCAAAACGTTGCAGTTGATGTTAACAGTGATAACAACATGTTTCATGATAaggaatgaaataaatttaaaactgatattttTCATCCATAGAATAATGCAAAATAAGCAATAACGGTTTTGCTCCAGTATCTGTTTTATTCCGTGTTCCCCTACACACAGTTCAAAATCTACGtataaaaccatttaatttATCGTTTCAGTTAGAATCTAAACTAAAGAATGGGGGCTATAAAAGCAAAAAAATCAAGGGTATCTGTCCCACACTATAATATGTAGAGTATAGATATATCggtacatatatacctatatatttcttatacattttatacattcattgctacgctcagaatcgaaaaaaagtataatgatAAATGAGGTTGTTAtggaccataataatattaaattaaaattaatattattaatcatcggTTGCTAGGGGAAACCTTGGAACTTTATAACACTAATTTCATCTTTGTTATTGTTTGGTTGTCATGGCAACTGTGACATGTGTTCGGATgaaaagacaaaaatattttaggctCCCAGCTTCAACACAATTACGTCATAGTAATGCTCTCCATGTAGcacaaaattatatacctaatgacCCCCGCCATAAGACACATTTTACCGTATACTCGAATTGCTGGGAGGGAGCATGTGGATGTCTAGCGCTACTCCTGcagtttttaaatgattacgctaattgtataaattatgctATTTGTGGAccaagtgaaaaataaaaatattgggcTCAACACTaagttttttcattgaaatttcgTCCCTGTATATTGGTCATGTTGAGCtcagataacaaaaataatatataggtaagataaagataatttcGTAAATAGTTATCTAGATTCAGATTCagatgataatttttacttttatctagatacagataaaaattgataccataatatatttaatttacataatatcagatattattgtttacaaggtataccaaatattattatattccaagCTATTTATGTTACCCCCCGGACACCGCCTCACCATCCAAAAATcaagataatgttattattattgaaaagacAGATTAACACTGGGAGCGCTGTCGACGCCTATCGTACTGATGGTTAGGTGGGTTCCCCCTGCGTGGAGTCGGAACTGGAGTCAGAagattgtatgtattttcccgATATTTCGCATACATTTTGCTTTAAGTGAagtgtatttgataatattcgtagaaattgtacttaccaacgtatacagttagctataaaagcGTACGTATAAAGTTTCgatcacaaaattaatttattataaaaagtaaattaaccaatataaaactatatctatacatcCCGAATCGGAAGGTAAAAATTGTTTCCACCAGAGCGCGTTTTGTTAATCTGCTTCCCCGATAACTTGAAGTTGTAAACGTCTAGCGGGACAGTGCTGAATTCTgaagacttataatatattatcatagaacaatatagaagtgAAAATCGATCAGTTGATTGGGGTCTtggttacctatgatctgaagtctgaacctacGAATAACATGAAAACGGTTCCAcgcaccaacatgatgttagacccatggttaccaatattatgaaaacggtttcaaggcTATGGCCGGATACGTGACGCGGTGTCGGCTTTTTTACCATTCCGTATTTCACGTATGCCACGTCCCCCCTGGaaccgtgttcaaggccacaatcgtCCGATTCGGCCAGTTCATGGAGTTTCATACCCTTGATATGATAGTACTATATAGAGTATAGTATTTACATTACAAGTTCACAAAATAATGTGCGCCAGACGAGAGTTTTacgtattaacaatattattcagcTTTCTATAAATAGACAAGAAcgatataatttcattgaaactATTTTTAGTAATTGACAATATACAAGaaacgtaataaaaattaataacaatgaacaAACACATTCGTGTCAGCGATAATGTCCCGAgacactatacctattatatgactTTATCAATACAATTACTGCTATGAACAAAATGAATATATTCACGTTTATTTTCAGGAATagtgtaattatattttgtttgatcaatggcaagataaaattaaaaattaaaagtaccaAACTACCAACAAATCAAtcgaaactaaaaattatttatttatctagataggtATACAGTTTATCAGATAcaatcatatacctaatattgtatttatctagatgagataaAGATGCTGTAGTTTTATGTAGATACTGCTCAACACTGGTATATTGGTATGCAGTATAATTTgagattatattacattatacaaaaatgGATCCTTTTTCCCTTGGTCATCGCATCACACATGAAAGACTGGACCgatttctctattttttttttttttgtgtttgtatttGTCAGGAAAAGGttcatataaaagaaaattgttggAAAATCCTCAGGAAAGTAGGAAATCtgaatgtcaaaaatacaacagtggctcAACTGGtctagaaaaaatatactaaataatgaaaaatgtagttTATAGACTTATAattgcagattaaaatattaatagtgtattatatgtatatttggttgctattggttaatcaggcatgtttgttgatttgtattattatttttgtcactctatatctataatataaaaatgaatcactgaatgtgttgctaagcgcaaatCTCGAGAGCAGCTGAACCAATTTcgctaattcttttttttataatattctttgaaGTACGAGGATGGTTCTACCCGGgagaaaaatttaggaaaatccaccggagaAGTgaaacagtggcgcaacagtgtattatatattatattggttgcaattggttaatcgggcatgttgttgatttgtattattattttattataatatttatgtcgtAACAAATAACTATAGCAATAATAATCACTTATTTAACATTACTCAAAAACAATGGTATGTTGTATAcatagacatttaaaacaactagatagccgactacaGGATAATATTGAAGTCAACCGCCATATGCCAACTGGGCAATGTTTTCAAAATCGCATGATtggtattattgatatatattgatttattatcagaTATCAGTGTCTTATCTATTgagttattatgtaaatattgcccTGTTGGCATATTATGGCGGCCCGACTTCAACATTCTTAtgacaatgtaatataatatattatagtcggctatctagttgttttatatgtctatggttgTATATGATCTATGGTCTATGCCATAGACTCTATGGTAACATGTAAATTGTCTGTGGTAAAATGTAAACGTCTCTTTGCTGTgcatctataatattactatctataTCTAAAAGCCacacatttctataaaattaaaaaaatgttgtgtgtTTGTGACTTACTAAATATGCCTCCTATAAAGCGGCGGACAAATTGCAGAAGAACCCGAAAtgcaactattaaaattaattatcagtcTAATCGTACTGCCCAGGAAAGTGATTGTATTCGGTTAAGAGTTTAAGACAGACCCGTGAAGCGCGACATTCGACTAATAATATGATGCAAGATTGAATTGAGCTGCTTTCTGTTATGATATATCAAATTATCggatcaaaacttaaaaattataaaatattcataaagtaatataccataatataccataaagtttaaaatacctattaaaatttaataaaactgctattttctattcttataatctattaaaaactatttctttatatcagtaggtacttacctatattatgtcagAGTtattggacccccccccccccaccagaaaaaaattgaaaaacaccACTGATCAGATGTATCGTcatcgtatataggtataacttgtAGGTAGCAGCTGCTGATTCTATATCAAAAAACACTAGTTATTTCATTAAACgttaatgtttttgtaaatactttatatttttactaattttaatgttataattttttaagttttactttttttttaatgacaacatacattttggattctgagcgaagtaatgaatatattaattttacaaggatgtgtatttttttttcgagtcACCAAAAAAAAAGGCTTGTTCTAACAAGAATTTCAATGGCACTATAATATAGCACCTATTCTTAATcagattttaagtattaaaacaaaaacaacgatTTAGTTActcattttattgtaattaaataatattattcgaggatacttgaaacatttaacatgtattgttataatttataaaaacaatgaaattatcaaatgcaatgtttttgccaaaaatgtattctacctaacattatattattactaaaagaaaattactttaatagtatctaatatagataaattaacatacaatatacttagtacctagttttaatataggtaccaatatatgaCAGACCTCCTTCGCTCtgtatcgttattatattagaCAATGATATAGGAACCCTGGGAGCGGcccagtattcagacgtgatttagCCACCGTACGTACACACTTCTGTACCTCTTCATTcttttttatcacatttttgtattacgacttagattattttcgttgacgacctATTACgagacttagagaatattcgagcaatcgcttattttctaaggcactggtttttcttcgttaattcgaataatctaatagtattttaaattcaactaggcttatattttacaattttgaataaataatacatcaaccggCAAATCGTTGATCATTTGACGCTTCTACCATCATCCCGTCCTGTCACCATCTactgtaagtcgggtgcacgcaacaaactgattaaaataaaacatatataaatcgCAGTATAAgacaatacatacaataataaagtaatatcattgtataattcTCAAATCACATGAGACCACAAACATAGTTTTAGAAGTGAACCATACCTACttggttaattaattattgcaataataacgCGCATCGAACCACGAACGATAAAAGAACGACTCCAAATACATTTTCGTCCGCACTCATTTAACTCGTGGCCGTCGAGGTAAGTGACTctatacttatttatagtaCTTAAGTCAAGGTAAAATTACATCCTCCATCACAGACAACTATAAAACCTTGTtgtggaataaaataatttacacgtaCCTATACCCCGACTAATCATATTCTCGTTCTCGATCTCgttctaatattctaatataggtattatcaaaCTGATTtccaatataaaaactattaccaCTGTTCTAAACACCATATTCCACATAACTACCTTCTACTATTTTACcactttctttttaaaattgattttattctaCGACATCTTTAAAAACGAGATGTCTTGATGCAAGTAGATACATGCCTGCAAGGGGTAGAATACAGGCATATCAAACTCAAAGTATTAACtggaacaatattaatatattgaacggTTTACTATGCGGGCCGCATATAAACatgcattga
This portion of the Acyrthosiphon pisum isolate AL4f chromosome A1, pea_aphid_22Mar2018_4r6ur, whole genome shotgun sequence genome encodes:
- the LOC107882752 gene encoding uncharacterized protein LOC107882752, which codes for MSKRSQRIVNSSLLKKNKTSNSIALVKPNASHEYKFFKPRQLFKSATSGVNKNSEVILSQMIQPTQSLLAKQNVSQNNEVILSQMIQPNQSLLELLKVSEVSYIVEYFT